A section of the Gloeobacter violaceus PCC 7421 genome encodes:
- a CDS encoding ABC transporter permease gives MLGPIIKHEWRNLVAQSTLWPIVGLFALLIGYGVYNGAAWVQFQQEAIQTARQDEATRLALLGKQLVSLERGPTAELKEAPQASAWWVGYSLAGRYAVMPPGPLASLSVGQSDLYPYYFKVTTASKQAFINNNEIENPTNLLAGHFDLAFVIVYLYPLLILALSYNLISQERDEGTLSMLLSQPVALGTFVLGKIAFRALIVLALAVAFSLAGVVLSGAELGAPDTALRLGLWLLVVGAYGAFWFAAAVAVNALGGSSATNAVALMGLWLAFVVLIPALVNITISAVDPMPSRLEMIQSLREASSAASDQSDQFLSKYQADHPELAAEGKGGFNYTDYGVRYTLVQAEVDRRVRPVLERFDAQLLRQQEWVDRYRYLSPAVVTQEALNDLAGTGVARYRHFLGQVEAYHRDWQKFFRADTMNKQRFSANDLQELPHFRFSEEAPGPLTERVLGSLLGLIAPALLIGLVGLSALRRYPITG, from the coding sequence ATGTTAGGGCCAATTATCAAGCACGAGTGGCGCAACCTGGTTGCCCAAAGCACCCTTTGGCCAATTGTCGGTCTATTTGCGCTCCTGATTGGCTACGGGGTCTACAACGGGGCCGCCTGGGTGCAGTTTCAGCAGGAGGCTATCCAAACCGCCAGACAGGACGAGGCAACACGGTTGGCCTTGCTGGGTAAGCAGTTGGTGTCCCTTGAGCGCGGACCGACGGCCGAGTTGAAAGAGGCCCCGCAGGCCAGTGCCTGGTGGGTTGGCTACTCGCTTGCGGGGCGTTACGCGGTGATGCCGCCCGGTCCCCTGGCCTCCCTTTCGGTCGGTCAAAGCGACCTCTACCCGTACTATTTCAAAGTGACCACCGCCAGCAAGCAGGCTTTCATCAACAACAACGAGATCGAGAACCCGACCAACTTGCTGGCGGGGCACTTCGATCTGGCCTTCGTGATCGTTTACCTCTACCCGCTGTTGATCCTGGCTTTGAGCTACAACCTCATCTCCCAGGAACGCGACGAGGGCACGCTCTCGATGTTGCTGTCGCAGCCGGTGGCCCTCGGGACTTTCGTACTCGGCAAAATCGCGTTTCGGGCTTTGATCGTCCTGGCGCTGGCCGTCGCTTTTTCCCTGGCCGGGGTCGTTCTCAGCGGTGCTGAACTGGGGGCACCGGACACCGCCCTGCGCTTGGGGTTGTGGCTGTTGGTCGTTGGAGCCTACGGAGCTTTCTGGTTTGCAGCCGCGGTGGCGGTAAACGCCCTGGGCGGCAGTTCTGCGACCAATGCCGTCGCCCTGATGGGCCTGTGGCTGGCCTTTGTGGTGCTGATCCCGGCCCTGGTCAACATCACGATCAGCGCTGTCGATCCGATGCCCTCGCGGCTTGAGATGATCCAGTCCCTGCGCGAAGCGTCCAGCGCCGCCAGCGACCAAAGCGACCAGTTCCTGAGCAAGTACCAGGCGGACCATCCGGAATTGGCCGCCGAGGGTAAGGGTGGTTTTAACTACACCGATTACGGCGTCCGCTACACGCTCGTCCAGGCGGAAGTTGACCGGCGCGTCCGGCCGGTGCTCGAACGCTTCGACGCACAGCTCTTGCGCCAGCAGGAATGGGTGGACCGCTATCGCTACCTCTCGCCGGCCGTGGTCACCCAAGAAGCGCTCAACGACCTGGCCGGTACCGGTGTGGCCCGCTACCGCCACTTCCTGGGACAGGTAGAGGCGTACCACCGCGACTGGCAGAAATTCTTTCGCGCCGACACGATGAATAAGCAGCGTTTCAGCGCGAATGACCTGCAAGAGCTGCCGCACTTTAGGTTCTCTGAAGAAGCTCCCGGCCCGCTCACCGAGCGCGTCCTTGGCAGTCTGCTGGGGTTGATTGCTCCTGCTTTGCTCATTGGTCTAGTCGGCCTCTCAGCCTTGCGCCGCTATCCAATCACCGGCTAG
- a CDS encoding ABC transporter ATP-binding protein/permease gives MMLQRRLLALTRGARVRLAATAALGLAATGTYIVQGLLTARAVDQILRTGSWSSILDSLGGIAACIVLRIALVWLREVSAVEVASAVKQMLRTRLFNRLLLLGPGYLETKRTGAVQATVVDSVEALEGYMGYYLPQVCIALCAPALIVSGLFALDPVVGALTLGCVLVAPFGPTLYDWLLGDYGRRHWQAYSRLGAQFLDSMQGMTTLKAFNASGRRGLTLQREATDLYRATMAQMSLSLVGSGIAGLALSAGTALAVGVGALHLAEGSLNIPGLLTILFLSAECFRPLADLNMYWHLGYRGISASPAIFELLEAQPMVSEPADSASVGSESGSLAVAFENVTFAYTDGERPALGGLSFEVGPGETVALVGRSGAGKSTVVSLLFRFFDPQSGRITLAGREIREYSLESLRSLIAVVPQETYLFHGTVAENLRFGRRDATPAQLEAAARTANAHDFIAEMPEGYQTIVGERGLKLSGGQRQRIAIARALLKDAPLLILDEATSSVDAANEAQIQQALERLRSGRTTLVIAHRLSTVVNADHIVVLEQGQAVQAGRHRDLLLQPGAYARLVTAQQGTL, from the coding sequence ATGATGTTGCAACGCCGTCTGCTGGCTCTGACCCGGGGAGCGCGCGTTCGGCTTGCGGCGACGGCGGCGCTGGGACTGGCAGCCACAGGAACGTATATCGTCCAGGGTTTACTGACTGCGCGAGCGGTGGACCAGATCTTGCGAACGGGCTCCTGGTCTTCGATTCTGGACAGTCTTGGTGGGATTGCAGCCTGTATCGTCCTGCGGATCGCTCTTGTGTGGCTGCGCGAGGTGAGTGCGGTGGAGGTGGCGTCGGCTGTGAAACAGATGCTGCGCACGCGGCTTTTCAACCGGCTGCTGTTGCTGGGGCCGGGCTATCTCGAAACCAAGCGTACCGGGGCGGTACAGGCAACGGTGGTAGACAGTGTGGAAGCCCTGGAAGGCTATATGGGCTACTACCTTCCGCAGGTGTGTATCGCCCTGTGTGCCCCGGCGCTGATTGTAAGCGGACTGTTCGCCCTGGATCCGGTGGTGGGTGCGCTGACGCTCGGCTGCGTACTCGTCGCTCCTTTCGGTCCCACACTCTACGACTGGTTGCTGGGGGACTATGGCCGCCGCCACTGGCAGGCCTATAGCCGTCTGGGTGCTCAGTTCCTCGACAGCATGCAGGGGATGACGACCCTGAAGGCATTCAATGCGAGCGGACGCCGGGGGTTGACTTTGCAGCGCGAGGCGACGGACTTGTACCGGGCGACCATGGCACAGATGTCTTTGTCGCTGGTCGGTTCGGGTATCGCGGGCTTGGCCCTCAGTGCCGGTACGGCGCTCGCGGTCGGAGTGGGGGCGCTGCATCTGGCTGAGGGCAGCTTGAACATTCCGGGTTTGCTGACCATTTTGTTTCTCTCAGCCGAATGCTTTCGTCCCCTGGCCGATCTCAATATGTATTGGCACCTGGGTTACAGAGGGATTTCCGCTTCCCCCGCCATCTTTGAGTTGTTGGAAGCACAGCCGATGGTGAGCGAACCGGCAGACTCGGCGTCAGTCGGCTCAGAGTCCGGCAGTCTGGCCGTTGCCTTCGAGAACGTCACTTTTGCCTACACCGATGGGGAGCGTCCAGCCCTGGGTGGGCTCTCGTTTGAGGTGGGACCCGGTGAGACCGTCGCCCTGGTCGGGCGATCGGGAGCGGGCAAATCCACGGTGGTCTCGTTGCTGTTCCGCTTTTTCGACCCGCAGAGCGGACGGATTACACTCGCCGGCCGAGAGATAAGGGAGTATTCACTCGAAAGCTTGCGCAGCTTGATCGCGGTGGTACCGCAGGAGACGTACCTTTTTCACGGCACGGTGGCTGAGAACCTGCGGTTTGGTAGACGCGATGCGACACCCGCCCAACTGGAAGCGGCGGCGAGGACGGCAAACGCCCACGACTTTATTGCCGAAATGCCCGAGGGCTATCAGACCATCGTGGGTGAACGGGGATTGAAGCTTTCCGGCGGGCAGCGCCAGCGCATCGCGATTGCCCGAGCACTGTTGAAAGATGCCCCCCTACTGATCCTGGATGAAGCAACGTCCAGCGTGGATGCGGCCAACGAGGCGCAAATCCAGCAAGCGCTCGAACGCCTGCGCTCCGGCCGCACCACACTGGTGATTGCCCACCGGCTCTCGACGGTGGTGAATGCCGATCACATTGTGGTACTCGAACAAGGACAGGCCGTTCAAGCAGGACGCCATCGAGACTTGCTCTTGCAGCCGGGGGCTTACGCGCGATTGGTAACGGCACAGCAAGGAACTTTATGA
- a CDS encoding TfuA domain-containing protein, translating to MPDFMNNCTFFVGPTLQGIEPLKHLRLDVTCLPPVRRGDVEALTSQSPPGHLVIVDGIFHQFPSVGHIELRTALKKGWRVWGLCSMGAIRACEMRDLGMRGYGTVYERFVQDEDFTDDEVALLHGPAHPYPSITEPLIHMRFALDDLVTRGGLSRREAAAVVEHLSRLWFGYRTLALLRQLVLECRPQMETGIVDTWLANFEPFRIKSWDLWKFLQERPWQKRD from the coding sequence ATGCCCGATTTCATGAATAACTGCACGTTCTTCGTCGGCCCGACGCTGCAGGGCATCGAACCGCTCAAACACCTGCGATTGGATGTGACCTGTCTACCGCCCGTGCGCCGCGGCGACGTCGAAGCCTTGACCTCCCAGTCTCCTCCGGGCCATCTGGTGATCGTCGATGGCATCTTCCACCAGTTCCCCTCTGTCGGGCACATCGAGCTGCGCACAGCCCTCAAAAAGGGATGGCGGGTTTGGGGGCTCTGCTCAATGGGCGCTATCCGCGCCTGTGAAATGCGCGATCTGGGAATGCGCGGTTACGGCACGGTGTACGAGCGCTTCGTGCAGGACGAAGATTTTACCGACGACGAGGTCGCCCTCCTGCACGGGCCGGCACACCCTTACCCATCGATCACTGAGCCGCTCATTCACATGCGCTTCGCGCTCGACGACCTGGTGACCCGGGGCGGACTCTCCCGCCGCGAGGCGGCGGCTGTCGTGGAGCACTTGTCGCGTCTCTGGTTCGGTTACCGGACTCTGGCACTGTTGCGGCAGCTTGTCCTAGAGTGCCGGCCGCAGATGGAGACGGGCATCGTCGACACGTGGCTGGCAAACTTCGAGCCATTCCGAATCAAGTCCTGGGATTTGTGGAAGTTCCTCCAGGAAAGACCCTGGCAAAAGCGCGATTGA
- a CDS encoding YcaO-like family protein produces the protein MTETTDLYRMSSSLRVVALAETLQRARAFASRLGIIRVTDTTRLDCIGIPVFASIRPTALPGSLCVNAGKGLRPEEARVGAYMEAIEFAMAEYGRSAVDYVMATPRDVLDGRSRPEAILDFCPVFGAQITLDDPMPCVEAEELLSSTRCLVPAELVYVPAPAVEGVQRHFGSSSNGLCSGNSVWEASVHGLAEVIERDIQSFCFLHDTSVLVDIASLPPQPAALARQIGEAGFTLRLRYVENIFELPYFAAYVMEPDPVDAVYICGGFGCHPFKEIAAVRAICEAVQGRLSFIHGGRDDLIERHRLLAQMNGEQELAFSRKLAAKVSRPEGMIGFEAIGDRSGEVCDLSSAWEVLVAAIRKVGIAHVCRVVFTQPHDPVQVLKLIVPRLEMFDRSTRRIGPRLRDHARFHE, from the coding sequence ATGACTGAGACTACAGATTTGTATAGAATGAGTTCGAGTTTGCGCGTGGTTGCGCTCGCGGAAACTCTTCAGCGAGCGCGGGCTTTTGCAAGCCGCTTGGGTATTATCCGCGTGACGGACACCACCCGGTTAGACTGCATCGGCATTCCTGTTTTTGCTAGTATCCGACCCACGGCGCTGCCTGGTTCTCTGTGCGTCAATGCAGGCAAAGGGCTCCGTCCTGAGGAGGCGCGCGTCGGGGCATACATGGAAGCCATTGAGTTTGCCATGGCCGAGTATGGGCGTTCGGCCGTCGATTACGTGATGGCCACACCGCGCGACGTCCTCGACGGCAGGAGTCGGCCAGAAGCTATTCTTGATTTTTGTCCTGTCTTCGGTGCCCAGATTACTCTCGATGACCCGATGCCGTGCGTGGAAGCGGAGGAATTGCTCAGTTCGACGCGATGCCTGGTGCCGGCAGAACTCGTCTACGTGCCTGCCCCGGCGGTAGAGGGGGTGCAGAGGCATTTCGGGTCGAGTTCGAATGGCCTGTGTTCCGGCAACTCCGTCTGGGAGGCAAGCGTGCACGGACTGGCCGAGGTGATCGAACGGGACATCCAGTCATTTTGTTTCCTGCACGACACCTCGGTACTGGTGGACATCGCCTCGTTGCCGCCGCAGCCGGCCGCCCTGGCCCGGCAGATCGGCGAGGCCGGTTTCACCCTCCGGCTGCGTTACGTCGAGAACATCTTCGAGTTGCCGTACTTCGCCGCTTACGTCATGGAGCCGGACCCGGTCGATGCCGTCTACATTTGCGGCGGCTTTGGATGCCACCCTTTCAAGGAGATCGCCGCGGTGCGCGCTATCTGCGAAGCGGTCCAGGGGCGCCTGTCGTTCATCCATGGCGGGCGGGACGATCTAATCGAGCGCCACCGGCTGCTTGCCCAGATGAACGGCGAGCAGGAGTTGGCCTTCAGCCGAAAACTGGCCGCTAAAGTCTCACGCCCCGAAGGAATGATTGGCTTTGAAGCGATTGGCGATCGATCAGGTGAAGTTTGCGATCTGTCCTCGGCCTGGGAGGTGCTCGTCGCCGCCATCCGGAAAGTGGGGATCGCGCATGTCTGCCGGGTCGTCTTCACCCAGCCGCACGATCCGGTTCAGGTACTCAAGCTGATCGTGCCTCGCCTGGAGATGTTTGACCGAAGCACCAGACGGATTGGACCGAGGCTGAGGGACCATGCCCGATTTCATGAATAA
- a CDS encoding ABC transporter ATP-binding protein gives MTLEQVPAPEGIPWDSQTIPPHPSGFWKLLAMLKSHFWLMGLTIASGITNQAMAIAATCLGAYLVGTAVTGSNVEALVPLLWLLGGTVLLRALMAWLEMWLAHDLAYRILADVRGALYRALERLAPSYLLDRRSGDLASSVMSDVEMLEWFYAHTVGTFVVAVVVPAGALIALATLHGLLVLSLLPALVLVVSIPLWFGRRASGEGKALRRQLGEVNAEVVDAVQGLREIVAFGQGGYFGERLARRDRELRKSQMAHGSRAGLEGALTNGAVSLGMLCVLAAAAYLVARGSLGFAFFPLSIVLAAYTFEPVVALTRITQNLGVIFAAAERVFAVLDAPALVEDKVAAPPTGQIVPHVRFHQVSFRYGPALPNALENVSFEVALGETVALVGHSGAGKSTCIHLLLRFWDTTAGSVTIGGHDLRNFPQATLRELIALVPQDIYLFNMSIRDNIRLGRPAACDEEVKAAARLALADEFVCCLPQGYDTNAGERGLQLSGGQRQRIAIARALLKNSPILVMDEAVSNLDTENELALQTAMDRLRSGRTTLVIAHRLSTIRSADRIVVLQAGQVVETGTHAELMRRGGRYAELLAAQHN, from the coding sequence ATGACACTTGAACAGGTACCGGCTCCGGAAGGAATCCCATGGGACAGCCAAACCATCCCGCCCCACCCGTCCGGGTTCTGGAAGCTCCTGGCGATGTTGAAGAGCCACTTTTGGCTCATGGGGCTGACCATCGCTTCTGGGATTACCAACCAGGCCATGGCGATTGCCGCCACTTGCCTCGGGGCTTATCTGGTCGGTACAGCGGTAACCGGCAGCAACGTCGAGGCGCTCGTACCCCTGCTGTGGCTTCTGGGCGGTACCGTGCTGCTGCGAGCACTGATGGCCTGGCTTGAGATGTGGCTTGCCCACGATCTGGCCTACCGCATCCTGGCCGATGTGCGCGGTGCACTGTATCGGGCACTCGAACGGCTGGCGCCGAGTTATCTGCTCGATCGCCGCAGCGGGGATCTCGCTTCCTCCGTGATGTCCGACGTCGAGATGCTGGAGTGGTTCTACGCCCACACGGTGGGAACTTTTGTCGTGGCCGTGGTCGTGCCGGCCGGCGCACTGATTGCCCTGGCGACGCTGCATGGACTGCTGGTGCTCTCGTTGTTGCCGGCCCTCGTCCTGGTGGTGAGTATTCCTCTGTGGTTTGGCCGACGTGCCTCCGGCGAAGGCAAGGCGTTGCGTCGGCAGTTGGGCGAAGTCAACGCGGAGGTCGTGGATGCGGTGCAGGGATTGCGAGAGATCGTCGCTTTCGGCCAGGGCGGGTATTTCGGCGAAAGGCTTGCCCGTCGCGACCGGGAGCTGCGCAAAAGCCAGATGGCCCACGGCAGCCGGGCTGGTCTTGAGGGTGCTCTCACCAATGGGGCGGTTTCCCTGGGTATGCTGTGCGTGCTCGCGGCGGCCGCCTACCTGGTGGCACGTGGGTCGCTCGGCTTCGCTTTTTTCCCGTTGAGTATTGTGCTTGCCGCTTACACCTTTGAGCCCGTCGTGGCGCTCACCCGAATCACTCAGAACCTCGGCGTGATTTTCGCAGCGGCAGAGCGGGTCTTCGCGGTGCTCGATGCGCCGGCTTTGGTCGAGGACAAAGTGGCAGCGCCCCCTACCGGACAGATAGTGCCCCACGTGCGATTCCATCAAGTCAGCTTCCGCTACGGTCCGGCGCTCCCCAATGCCCTGGAGAATGTCTCGTTCGAGGTGGCACTGGGAGAAACGGTTGCTTTGGTCGGGCACTCCGGTGCGGGTAAATCCACCTGCATTCACCTGCTGCTGCGCTTTTGGGATACCACGGCCGGATCGGTCACGATCGGGGGCCATGATTTGCGCAATTTTCCGCAAGCCACGCTACGGGAGCTGATTGCACTGGTGCCGCAAGATATTTATTTATTCAATATGAGCATCCGGGACAACATTCGCCTGGGTCGGCCCGCCGCTTGCGATGAAGAAGTCAAAGCAGCCGCCCGCCTGGCCTTGGCAGACGAATTCGTCTGCTGCTTGCCCCAGGGCTATGACACGAATGCCGGTGAGCGTGGCCTGCAATTATCAGGTGGGCAGCGCCAGCGCATTGCCATCGCGCGAGCGTTGCTCAAAAATTCACCCATCCTCGTGATGGACGAGGCGGTTTCCAACCTGGACACCGAGAATGAACTGGCACTCCAGACGGCCATGGACCGTCTGCGCTCCGGACGGACCACGCTGGTGATTGCCCATCGGCTTTCGACCATTCGCAGCGCCGATCGGATTGTCGTCCTCCAAGCCGGACAGGTAGTCGAGACAGGAACCCACGCGGAACTGATGCGGCGTGGGGGGCGCTACGCCGAACTGCTTGCCGCGCAGCACAACTGA
- a CDS encoding ABC transporter permease codes for MIIRIARKETTEIVRDGRFRLAALIVGCLLLASLAAGWKHYSDSATERAAAERVTRAQWLAQGRKNPHSAAHYGVYAFRPQLPLASVDVGVEKYVGVAVWLEAHKQNDFRYRPAQDATAVQRFSELTAATVLQQLLPLLIVLLTFGAFADERERGTLRQVLSLGVPRRDLALGKALGISFALSLLLVPATILGVIALALSAGPDAMITSAARMLLMGASYLVYFGIFVGLSLAVSAAVRSSQLALVVLLAFWIGNGLVAPRAVADLARRVYPGPSALAFGQAVKQDIDNGVNGHNAADARLAVLKAQTLKQYGVKRVEDLPINFDAIALQEGENYGNKVFDKHYGSLWQTFERQNNVYQWGALFAPLLAVRTLSMGLSGTDFAQHRDFASAAEGYRRGLIKTMNEEMLHTEAGNWEDTVGAETWAKVPAFTYRMPSVGWVLANYSWSIVFALGWLVVGVIAAFQATIRLRVD; via the coding sequence ATGATTATCCGGATCGCACGCAAAGAGACCACAGAGATCGTGCGCGACGGCCGCTTCCGGCTTGCGGCGCTCATCGTCGGGTGCCTGCTTCTGGCGTCACTGGCCGCCGGTTGGAAGCACTACAGCGATAGCGCCACAGAGCGGGCGGCGGCGGAACGGGTCACCCGCGCGCAGTGGCTCGCCCAGGGCCGCAAAAATCCGCATTCGGCGGCGCACTACGGCGTTTATGCCTTTCGGCCCCAACTGCCGCTCGCGTCGGTGGACGTGGGAGTGGAGAAGTACGTCGGTGTGGCGGTATGGCTGGAGGCGCACAAGCAAAACGACTTTCGCTATCGCCCAGCCCAGGACGCCACCGCCGTGCAGCGCTTCAGCGAGCTGACCGCCGCTACGGTGCTGCAGCAGTTGCTGCCCCTGCTCATCGTGCTGTTGACGTTTGGTGCTTTCGCGGACGAACGCGAGAGGGGCACGCTCAGGCAGGTGTTGAGTCTGGGGGTACCCAGGCGGGATCTGGCCCTCGGCAAAGCCCTGGGCATCAGCTTTGCCCTTTCGCTGCTGCTGGTCCCGGCGACGATTCTCGGCGTGATCGCCCTCGCCCTCTCTGCCGGGCCGGACGCGATGATCACAAGCGCGGCGCGCATGTTGCTGATGGGTGCCAGTTATCTTGTCTACTTCGGCATATTCGTCGGCCTGTCGCTCGCTGTATCGGCCGCGGTACGCTCCTCCCAATTGGCCCTCGTGGTGCTGCTTGCTTTCTGGATCGGCAACGGCCTGGTGGCGCCGCGCGCCGTTGCCGATCTGGCAAGACGCGTTTACCCCGGCCCCTCCGCACTCGCTTTCGGTCAGGCCGTCAAGCAGGACATCGACAACGGCGTCAACGGCCACAACGCCGCCGACGCCCGCCTGGCCGTTTTGAAGGCCCAGACCCTCAAGCAGTATGGAGTCAAGCGGGTCGAAGATCTGCCGATCAACTTCGATGCCATCGCCTTGCAGGAGGGCGAGAACTACGGCAACAAAGTTTTTGACAAGCACTACGGCTCCCTCTGGCAAACTTTCGAGCGCCAGAACAACGTTTATCAGTGGGGGGCACTCTTCGCACCCTTGCTGGCCGTGCGGACGCTTTCGATGGGCCTGTCCGGCACGGATTTTGCCCAGCATCGCGACTTTGCCAGTGCGGCCGAGGGCTACCGCCGCGGTTTGATCAAGACGATGAACGAGGAGATGCTCCACACGGAAGCGGGCAATTGGGAGGATACGGTCGGCGCCGAGACGTGGGCAAAGGTGCCGGCTTTTACTTACCGGATGCCATCGGTCGGCTGGGTACTGGCCAATTACTCCTGGAGCATCGTCTTTGCCCTGGGCTGGTTGGTTGTCGGTGTGATCGCTGCTTTCCAGGCCACGATCAGGCTGCGCGTCGATTGA
- a CDS encoding TonB-dependent receptor plug domain-containing protein, translating into MVPIALGFSLSDTAVTAQPTVRTAIAPQSTSAQIGGEGAKALLRSAAGTAADLEHRPALWDWTRPLSAPAKVSQAGGAASTAPAAVSQGAAAPGESADILDEVSVTATRRPTRQRDTTATTYTVKRADFQVQGARTVTDALVLIPGFEGPPSLGGVRNSGFNFLRGFDDQRFLVLRDGVSLQRSGNNRSDITRFNVDELESIEVVTGGATLRYGSGAVGGVINLITETPRGLPKLTLAYEAGSYGFSRYLAKYGGGDDTLSYNLIFASLVAFNNYPYSFTLPNQARFYGPTVNPNAAASGLAFDADGNPISSFGQPNPDPENSGDIDLYGYLKPEVGPPITVKGVADNAFNANDSYAGKLVFKPDPANKLTLSLHQQNSKFSNDGPGAYGFIPCFGGALPPGVDNGTLSFSRFLPLNPDGSESACTVTPYIVNTASVNLGINSLLGNYAAPYTTSLDGRVNFPAGSAYPNAEPATGTQVSYRVDNQTQTEAALFWDYTLTPTASINSYISYYRLTSTAFIAPLFFNTNFFGAGESPFAVFQPSQPYNEGNKLEIQSALNTQLSAGQTLSFGINFVQDRSYAQVGGGTRFVDSAISRTSAFLIDDISFSDQLKANLGFRYTYSTQFGSVGTPAVGIRYTPTNFLSLRANGSYVFNAPSIADLTVTGGFLLANPGLRPESGVTYDVGVDITPAQNLGVQVTYFNTYLDGFIGFAALIQDGNLRFQRQNQNTRIASGIEVAANWQLTDQLRLRVAYTNTDARNVGAVDSVEQSTYPYFFQFQDQSIPFNKIAAALSYANQRLNASLLFRYDDGKRRGVTGLGGSTDFTPSFATLDLNVEVPIAQNFTLTGSVFNLTDTQYEYLSGIPAPGTTFRIGGRIEFGGGAQGSN; encoded by the coding sequence ATGGTGCCAATCGCTCTCGGTTTCAGCTTGTCGGACACGGCGGTAACCGCACAACCGACGGTGCGGACGGCAATCGCCCCACAGAGTACCAGTGCCCAGATCGGTGGCGAGGGGGCAAAGGCTTTGCTGCGGTCAGCAGCCGGCACCGCCGCCGACCTGGAACACCGCCCGGCCCTATGGGATTGGACCCGGCCGCTCAGCGCACCCGCCAAAGTCAGCCAGGCGGGGGGAGCGGCGTCGACTGCACCTGCCGCTGTGTCTCAAGGAGCTGCCGCCCCGGGGGAGAGCGCCGATATCCTCGATGAAGTCTCGGTCACCGCCACCCGCCGCCCCACCCGGCAACGCGACACGACGGCGACGACCTATACGGTCAAAAGAGCAGACTTCCAGGTTCAAGGGGCCAGAACGGTCACAGACGCGCTGGTGCTGATTCCCGGCTTCGAGGGGCCGCCCTCTTTGGGTGGGGTGCGCAACTCGGGGTTCAATTTCTTGCGGGGCTTCGACGACCAGCGGTTTCTGGTGCTCAGGGACGGAGTGTCGCTGCAGCGCTCCGGCAACAACCGCTCCGACATCACACGCTTCAACGTCGATGAGCTGGAAAGCATCGAGGTGGTGACCGGCGGTGCAACGCTGCGCTACGGTTCTGGAGCCGTGGGCGGTGTGATCAACTTAATTACCGAGACACCCAGGGGACTGCCGAAGTTGACTCTCGCCTACGAAGCGGGCAGCTACGGCTTTAGCCGCTACCTGGCCAAGTACGGCGGCGGCGACGACACGCTCAGCTACAACTTGATCTTCGCGAGCCTGGTCGCCTTCAACAACTATCCTTACAGTTTCACCCTGCCCAACCAGGCGCGCTTCTACGGTCCCACGGTCAATCCAAATGCGGCGGCCTCGGGCCTCGCCTTCGATGCGGACGGCAACCCGATTAGCTCCTTCGGCCAGCCCAATCCCGACCCTGAGAACAGCGGCGACATCGACCTGTACGGCTACCTCAAGCCGGAGGTCGGCCCGCCCATCACCGTCAAAGGTGTTGCAGACAATGCTTTTAACGCCAACGACAGCTACGCGGGCAAGCTCGTCTTCAAGCCCGATCCCGCCAACAAACTGACCCTGAGCCTCCACCAGCAAAATTCAAAGTTCAGCAACGACGGCCCCGGCGCTTACGGTTTTATTCCGTGTTTTGGCGGCGCTCTGCCTCCAGGGGTCGACAACGGGACTTTGAGTTTCTCCCGCTTCTTGCCCCTCAATCCAGACGGCAGCGAATCGGCCTGCACCGTGACGCCCTACATCGTCAACACCGCGAGCGTGAATTTGGGCATCAACTCGCTGCTGGGCAACTACGCCGCTCCCTACACCACCTCGCTCGATGGAAGGGTGAACTTCCCGGCCGGGAGCGCCTACCCGAACGCAGAACCGGCCACCGGTACCCAAGTCAGCTACCGGGTCGACAACCAGACACAGACCGAGGCCGCTTTGTTCTGGGACTACACGCTCACGCCCACCGCCTCCATCAACAGCTACATTTCCTACTACCGATTGACATCCACCGCCTTCATCGCGCCGCTCTTCTTTAATACCAACTTCTTCGGAGCGGGCGAGTCGCCCTTTGCCGTCTTCCAACCGTCGCAGCCCTACAACGAGGGCAACAAGCTCGAAATCCAGAGCGCACTGAACACCCAACTCTCCGCCGGACAGACCCTCTCCTTCGGGATTAACTTCGTGCAGGACCGCAGCTATGCCCAGGTCGGGGGGGGCACCAGGTTCGTCGACAGCGCCATCTCGCGCACGTCCGCCTTTTTAATCGACGACATCAGCTTTAGCGACCAACTCAAGGCAAACCTCGGTTTTCGCTATACCTACAGCACCCAGTTCGGCAGCGTCGGCACTCCCGCAGTCGGCATCCGCTACACCCCGACGAACTTCCTCTCGCTGCGGGCCAACGGCTCCTACGTGTTCAACGCGCCAAGCATCGCCGACCTCACCGTTACGGGAGGCTTTCTCCTGGCGAATCCCGGGCTGCGCCCCGAATCGGGCGTCACCTACGATGTCGGCGTCGATATTACCCCGGCGCAAAACCTGGGTGTGCAGGTCACCTACTTCAACACCTATCTGGACGGATTCATCGGTTTTGCAGCGCTCATTCAAGATGGCAACCTGCGCTTTCAACGGCAGAATCAGAACACCCGGATTGCCTCGGGCATTGAGGTGGCAGCCAACTGGCAGCTCACCGACCAGCTGCGGCTGAGAGTCGCCTACACGAACACCGACGCACGCAATGTGGGTGCAGTCGACAGCGTGGAACAGTCCACTTACCCGTATTTCTTCCAGTTTCAAGACCAGAGCATCCCTTTCAACAAAATTGCCGCTGCCCTTTCCTACGCAAATCAGAGGCTGAATGCCTCGCTGCTTTTTCGCTACGACGACGGCAAGCGGCGCGGGGTGACCGGCCTGGGAGGCTCGACCGATTTCACCCCATCCTTTGCAACCCTGGACCTCAATGTCGAAGTTCCCATTGCACAGAACTTTACTTTGACCGGTAGTGTCTTCAACTTGACCGATACGCAGTACGAGTACCTCAGCGGCATCCCGGCTCCGGGCACCACCTTTCGTATAGGCGGCAGGATTGAATTTGGAGGGGGTGCTCAGGGGAGCAATTAA